A single region of the Streptomyces sp. NBC_00425 genome encodes:
- a CDS encoding LLM class F420-dependent oxidoreductase, whose amino-acid sequence MQLGINLGYWGAGMDGDNLAVAQEADRLGYAVCWAAEAYGSDAATVLTWVAAQTERIDVGSAIFQIPARQPAMTAMTAATLDSLSGGRFRLGLGVSGPQVSEGWYGVKFDKPLSRTREYVEIVRKAMTRERLSYEGEHWTLPLPGGPGKPIKLTVHPEREHIPLYIAAIGPKNLEQTGEIADGALLIFPSADHLEDTAITYLRAGREKAGKTLDGFDVCPTLPLALGEDKDVERLADTFRPYTALYVGGMGSRKQNFYNQLARRMGYEEAAAEIQDKYLAGDKQGAAAAVPHQLIDQTTLLGSVERIADRMKAYAAAGVTTLTLAPAGFTLEERLASLRAGSRALEIAGLG is encoded by the coding sequence ATGCAGCTCGGGATCAACCTCGGCTACTGGGGTGCCGGAATGGACGGCGACAACCTCGCCGTGGCCCAGGAGGCCGACCGCCTCGGGTACGCCGTCTGCTGGGCGGCCGAGGCCTACGGATCGGACGCGGCCACCGTGCTCACCTGGGTCGCCGCGCAGACCGAGCGGATCGACGTCGGCTCGGCCATCTTCCAGATCCCGGCACGTCAGCCCGCGATGACCGCGATGACCGCCGCCACCCTCGACTCCCTGTCAGGCGGCCGCTTCCGGCTGGGCCTCGGCGTCTCCGGCCCGCAGGTCTCCGAGGGCTGGTACGGCGTCAAGTTCGACAAGCCGCTGTCCCGCACGCGCGAGTACGTCGAGATCGTCCGCAAGGCCATGACGCGCGAGCGGCTGTCGTACGAGGGCGAGCACTGGACGCTGCCGCTGCCCGGCGGACCGGGCAAGCCGATCAAGCTGACCGTGCACCCGGAGCGCGAGCACATCCCGCTGTACATCGCCGCGATCGGCCCGAAGAACCTCGAGCAGACCGGTGAGATCGCCGACGGGGCGCTGTTGATCTTCCCGTCCGCCGACCACCTCGAGGACACCGCGATCACCTATCTGCGGGCCGGCCGCGAGAAGGCCGGCAAGACCCTCGACGGCTTCGACGTCTGCCCCACGCTGCCGCTCGCGCTCGGCGAGGACAAGGACGTCGAGCGGCTCGCCGACACCTTCCGCCCCTACACCGCGCTGTACGTCGGCGGCATGGGCAGCCGCAAGCAGAACTTCTACAACCAGCTCGCCCGGCGCATGGGCTACGAGGAGGCGGCGGCCGAGATCCAGGACAAGTACCTGGCCGGCGACAAGCAGGGCGCGGCGGCCGCCGTCCCGCACCAGTTGATCGACCAGACCACCCTGCTGGGCTCGGTGGAGCGGATCGCCGACCGCATGAAGGCCTACGCGGCGGCCGGCGTCACCACCCTCACGCTGGCGCCCGCCGGGTTCACCCTGGAGGAGCGCCTCGCCTCGCTGCGGGCGGGCTCCCGGGCACTGGAGATCGCCGGTCTCGGATAG
- a CDS encoding ferritin-like domain-containing protein codes for MLSAKSLFQEIIDDDRSFALFCSIAAGGESQGGWENARIAALVPQSERGLAPRIARHGADEDKHGRIFNALMRRRGLDPVPVPPETDYTMLLERGGIGLAHDRLTADKPLSVQDIVTYLAHSRVTEQRASEQMELLRRHFADHPDLGRAVKMISNDEDNHLAYCHEELLRFARAGHGRVIQRTLRACALAEIRVYRDVSLAVMDHMGRLLGWPRAKAAVLAAGIHAVYAWERVAGWRRMVSLEMPERRDALGGPATTAAEFA; via the coding sequence GTGCTTTCGGCCAAGAGTCTGTTCCAGGAGATCATCGACGACGACCGGTCCTTCGCGCTGTTCTGTTCCATCGCCGCCGGCGGCGAGTCGCAGGGCGGCTGGGAGAACGCCCGGATCGCCGCGCTCGTCCCGCAGAGCGAACGCGGTCTCGCCCCCAGGATCGCCCGTCACGGCGCCGACGAGGACAAGCACGGGCGGATCTTCAACGCTCTGATGCGCAGGCGCGGCCTGGACCCCGTGCCCGTACCGCCGGAGACCGACTACACGATGCTCCTGGAGCGCGGCGGCATCGGCCTCGCCCACGACCGGCTCACCGCGGACAAGCCGCTGAGCGTGCAGGACATCGTCACCTACCTCGCCCACAGCCGGGTCACCGAACAGCGCGCGTCCGAGCAGATGGAACTGCTGCGCAGGCACTTCGCCGACCACCCCGACCTCGGCCGCGCGGTGAAGATGATCTCGAACGACGAGGACAACCACCTCGCCTACTGCCATGAGGAACTGCTCCGCTTCGCCCGAGCGGGCCACGGCCGGGTCATCCAGCGCACCCTGCGGGCCTGCGCGCTCGCCGAGATCCGCGTCTACCGGGACGTCAGCCTCGCCGTCATGGACCACATGGGCCGGCTCCTCGGCTGGCCGAGGGCGAAGGCGGCCGTCCTCGCGGCCGGCATCCACGCCGTGTACGCGTGGGAGCGGGTCGCGGGCTGGCGGCGCATGGTGTCCCTGGAGATGCCCGAGCGCCGTGACGCGCTCGGGGGCCCGGCGACCACCGCCGCCGAGTTCGCCTGA
- the corA gene encoding magnesium/cobalt transporter CorA produces MIVDCAIYRDGRRTEGPQDFSDAVDEARSAGGFVWIGLHEPTEKEFDHVTREFGLHPLAVEDALKAHQRPKLEVYDDSLFLVFKPVVYEPESDTVSSGEVMVFLGDSFLVTVRHGDGAPLATVRRRLEDEPQLLAKGPTSVVYAIADATVDHYLDVATELQTDLEELETEVFSPDGGGSRNTASRIYTFKRQILEFRRATGPLGPPLSRLAGTGAYGSGVPFVNDRARPFFRDVNDHLTRVNESVEGLDRLVTDILSAHLAQMSVRQNDDMRKISAWAAMAAVPTMIAGIYGMNFEHMPELHWVWSYPAVIAVMGVLEVLLFRLFKRRGWL; encoded by the coding sequence GTGATCGTCGACTGTGCCATCTACCGTGACGGGCGCCGTACAGAGGGCCCGCAGGACTTCTCCGACGCCGTGGACGAGGCGCGTTCCGCGGGCGGGTTCGTGTGGATCGGGCTGCACGAGCCCACCGAGAAGGAGTTCGACCATGTCACCCGGGAGTTCGGACTGCACCCGCTGGCCGTCGAGGACGCGCTGAAGGCCCACCAGCGGCCCAAGCTGGAGGTCTACGACGACTCGCTGTTCCTCGTGTTCAAGCCGGTCGTCTACGAGCCGGAGAGCGACACCGTCTCCTCCGGCGAGGTGATGGTGTTCCTGGGCGACTCGTTCCTGGTGACCGTCCGGCACGGCGACGGCGCCCCGCTGGCCACCGTGCGCCGGCGGCTGGAGGACGAGCCGCAGCTGCTCGCCAAGGGGCCTACGTCGGTGGTGTACGCGATCGCCGACGCCACCGTGGACCACTACCTGGACGTGGCGACCGAGCTGCAGACCGACCTCGAGGAGCTGGAGACGGAGGTGTTCTCGCCGGACGGGGGCGGTTCGCGGAACACCGCGTCGCGGATCTACACCTTCAAGCGGCAGATCCTGGAGTTCCGCCGGGCGACCGGCCCGCTGGGGCCGCCGCTGAGCCGGCTGGCCGGCACCGGCGCGTACGGTTCGGGCGTGCCGTTCGTGAACGACAGGGCGCGGCCCTTCTTCCGTGACGTGAACGACCACCTGACGCGGGTGAACGAGTCCGTGGAGGGCCTGGACCGGCTGGTGACGGACATCCTGTCGGCGCATCTGGCGCAGATGAGCGTCCGGCAGAACGACGACATGCGGAAGATCTCGGCGTGGGCGGCGATGGCCGCCGTCCCCACGATGATCGCGGGGATCTACGGCATGAACTTCGAGCACATGCCGGAACTGCACTGGGTGTGGTCGTATCCGGCGGTCATCGCGGTGATGGGCGTCCTCGAGGTGCTCTTGTTCCGGTTGTTCAAGCGGCGCGGCTGGCTGTAG
- a CDS encoding histidine phosphatase family protein — protein sequence MPTLILVRHGRSTANTSAVLAGWTPGVALDERGTAQAAALPARLQALPLAEVVASPLQRCQETIRPLLDARPGLRAHTDERIGECHYGDWSGRKLAELTDEPLMEVVQSHPSAAAFPGGESMRAMQTRAAEAVREWNARVERDHGADAVYLMCSHGDVIKSLVADALGLHLDLFQRISVEPCSVTAIRYTRLRPFLVRLGDTGDLASLAPREEPPTGDATVGGGAGAP from the coding sequence ATGCCCACGTTGATCCTCGTCCGGCACGGCCGGTCCACCGCCAACACCTCCGCCGTGCTCGCCGGCTGGACGCCGGGTGTCGCCCTCGACGAGCGCGGCACCGCACAGGCCGCGGCGCTGCCCGCGCGGCTTCAGGCACTGCCCCTCGCGGAAGTCGTCGCGAGCCCACTGCAACGCTGCCAGGAGACGATCAGGCCGCTCCTCGACGCCCGCCCCGGCCTGCGCGCGCACACCGACGAGCGGATCGGGGAGTGCCACTACGGCGACTGGTCCGGCCGCAAGCTCGCCGAGTTGACGGACGAGCCGCTGATGGAGGTCGTGCAGTCGCATCCCTCTGCCGCGGCCTTCCCCGGCGGTGAGTCCATGCGGGCCATGCAGACCCGCGCCGCGGAGGCGGTCCGCGAGTGGAACGCGCGCGTGGAACGCGACCACGGCGCCGACGCCGTCTATCTGATGTGCTCGCACGGCGACGTCATCAAGTCGCTCGTGGCGGACGCCCTCGGGCTTCATCTCGACCTCTTCCAGCGGATCTCCGTCGAACCGTGTTCCGTCACCGCGATCCGTTACACCAGGCTGCGCCCCTTCCTCGTACGCCTCGGCGACACCGGCGACCTGGCTTCCCTCGCACCGCGCGAGGAGCCGCCGACCGGGGACGCCACGGTCGGGGGCGGTGCGGGCGCACCGTGA